TGCGTGATGGTGCATCCGTATACGCACATGCCCTCCGCCTATTTCCGCCGCGGCGTGGGCTGGTACGTGCTCAACATGTACGTGCGCAAGCCGTATCGCCGGCAGGGCGTGGCCGCCGGGTTGCTGGCCGCGCTGGGGGCGGCGGCGCGGGAGCAGGAGGTGGATTCGCTCAACCTGCATTCCACGGCGGCCGGCCACACGCTGTATGAGCGCTTCGGCTTCGGCACGTCGGTGGACGCCATGAACATGACGTTGCATGAGGGTGTGGTTGGCCTGTCGGAAGGCGAGCCCGGCTCCTGGCGGCGGGTGGCGGGCTGAGCGGGCTTAGGGTGACCAGAGAGACTCGGCCTGGCTCCGCACGCACGTCACCCCGCGAAAGCGGAAACCGCTTCTTCAGCAGCCGAAGGGCTGGGCATCCAGCGCCTTTCGGCTCGTTGAAGGTCAAGGCACTGGATGACCAGCCCTTCGGCTGTTGAAAAGCGCCTCCCGCCTTCGCGGGGATGACGATCAAGAGCACTGTTTTTGATGTGCTCGGTCGTTTTGTTGGCGGCGCTTAGGCGTGCTTGTTATGGGCGCGCATGGTGCGCTGCTTTTCGCGCTGCCAGTCGCGTTCCTTCTCGGTCTCGCGCTTGTCGTGCGCCTGCTTGCCCTTGGCCAGGCCAATTTCCACCTTCACCTTGTTGCCCTTCCAGTAGAGGGCCATGGGAATGAGGGTGTAGCCCTTGCGCTCGACGGCGCCGATGAGCGTGTCGATCTCTTCCCGGTGCAGCAGCACTTTGCGCGTGCGGCGGTCGTTGGCCACCACGTGGGTGGAGGCGCTGATGAGCGGCGGGATGGAGGTACCGACAAGGAAGATCTCGCCCTGGATCACCATGGCGTAGCTGTCGCCGAAGTTGATGCGGCCGGCGCGCAGCGACTTCACTTCCCAGCCTTGCAGTTCAAGCCCGGCTTCGAAGCGCTGGTCGATGTGGTACTCGTGGCGCGCGCGCTTGTTGAGCGCAATGGTGCCGCCTGTGTTCTTGTCTTTGTCCTTAGGCTTGGCCATGTCCGTTAAACTTCGGGCTTATTGCCCTGATGACGGTCCCGTCCGTGGAGGGACCTGAAGATGATGCTCACGAAGAGGCTGAAGTGATCGAGATCCGCCGCAGCGCCCTGGTGCGATATTCGCCAGCCCAGATGTTCGATCTGGTCAATGACGTGGAAGCATACCCAAAGCGCTTCCCGTGGTGTGTTGCCGCCGAGGTGCTGGAGCGGGGTGAAGATGTGCTGGTGGCGAAGCTGGATCTCAAGTACGCCGGTTTCCGCCAGACCTTCACGACGCGTAATACCACGGTGCCCCCCGGTCGTCTGCAGATGAGCCTGGTGGACGGCCCGTTCCGCAGCCTGGACGGCGTCTGGAACTTCATTGCGCTAGGCGACGCGGGTTGCAAGGTGGCGTTCGAGCTGGATTTCGATTACGCCGGCAAGCTGGTGGGTTCGGCCCTCAAGCTGGGTTTCCAGGGGCTGGCCACCCGCATGGTGGACGATTTCTGTCGCGAGGCGGAGCGCACTTATGGCTGAGCGGATCACCGTGGAGGTGGTCTATGCCGAACCATCGCGCCGCTGGCTGCGTCAGGTGACGCTGGCTGCCGGCAGTACGGTGGCCGAAGCCATCGAGGCATCAGGGCTGGCCCAGGAGGTTCCCGGGCTGGTGGTGGATCCGGCGCGGCTGGGTATTTTTTCCCGCAAGGCGACGCTGGACCAGGTGGTGGGCGAGGGCGACCGGGTGGAAATCTACCGGCCGCTCACGCTCGATCCGAAGGAAGCACGCCGGCGCCGCGCCCACGAGGGCTGACGCCGGCCAGATGGCCTCAGTGGCCGTCGTTGCCGCCGTTGTCGCCACCCTTGTCACCGCCGCCGGAGCCGCCGGTGTTCTTGTCACCCTTGGTTTCGTCGACCGGGTAGCTGGCGTGGTACTTCTTGGTGTCGTTGACCAGCTTCTGGGCGTCTTCGGCGAAGAAGTCACCCTCGGTGCGCACCAGCACATCGTTGTTGAAGGTGAGCTTGAGCGTGTGGATCTTGATGTCGCCCCCGCGATGCTGCTGCGTGGAGACGTAGTCCCACTGGTTCTGGTTGAACGGCGAGTTCACCGAGGGCGAGCCCATGAGCACCAGCACCTGGCGCTTGGTCATGCCCGGCTGCAGCTGATCCACGGTCTTCTTGTCGAGCAGGTTGCCCTGCGACACGTCTGGGGTGTAGACGAGACGGCAGCTGGCCAGCGACAGAGCCAGCATGGCGAATCCCAGCGTGCGAATCAGCTTGTGCATGCGTGTTGCGTCCGGATCGTAAAGGTGTCGGATGATACACTAACGGCCTTGTGGCGCCGCGTGCGTGGAGTTTGTTATGGAACAGGAAACCAAAGAACTGCGCAAAGCCGGGCTTAAGGTGACCCACCCCCGCATGCGCATCCTGCAGATCTTCGAGGACGAGGAGGCCCACCACCTCACCGCCGAAGACATCTATAAGCGCCTGCTGTCCCACCAGGAGGACATCGGGCTGGCCACCGTCTACCGCGTGCTGACCCAGTTCGAGGCCGCCGGCATCGTGGTCAAGCACAATTTCGAGGGCGGCCAGGCCGTCTACGAGCTGGACCGTGGCAAGCACCATGACCACATGATTGATGTGGACAGCGGAAAGGTCATTGAGTTCGTCAGCGAGGAGATCGAGCGCCTCCAGCACGAAATTGCGGCCCGCCACGGCTATGTCATCGAGGACCACAGCCTGGTGCTGTACGTGCGGCCCAAGAAGTCCCACCACAAATAAGCAGTGCGGGCAGCGAGGCGCCTGGGCCGGTGGCGGTGACGCCATCGGCCTTTTTGTTTTTTTGAGTGGGGCGTGGCCTGCGAGGGCTGGCCTATGGAAAAGGCGCTGGATCCCAGCTTTCGCTGGGATGACGAGCTGTGGAATGACGAGCTAGTTTCGGTGTTCGACCACAGCCTGGGTTGACCGTGGCCCGTCATTAGGAAATACCTCTCCGCCTCATCGGGCCGTCATCCCAGCGAAAGCTGGGATCCAGCGCCTTTGTGAAGGCCTGGGCAGAGGCTGCAAACGGGGCGAGGGCATTGGCGAGCGCCCATAAAAAAAGCCGCGGGAGGACTCCTGTCCGCCCTGCGGCTTGATCCGTTACCGGATGGCTCCAGAGAAAGGCGAGTTGCTCGCGTAACCTGGGCGTGCCACCGATACCGGCGGAACGGCATCCTGCCGTTCTTCATGCCCACCGTCCCCACGGTTGGCATGGCTCACCATCTTGCGATGGTGGCTCCCCCACATCGATGGATCCAGCGTAACGAAGCCTTCACACGTCGGGTATCGGAAAATTTCCTATGTAACGTTTCCTAAGTGCGCGCTGCGTCACCAGTTTGCGTGTTGCTTCGCAACAATATGCGTAGATGAACGCCTTGCGCTTCGGGGCGAACCCTGAACAGGCCGCCCAGGGATGTCACCCGGTCGCGCATGCCTTGCATGCCACGGCCGCCACGGGGCATGCGGGCCGGCAGGCCGATGCCGTTGTCGCGGATATCCAGCAAAGCCAGCGCCACGCCCTGGCGCTCGCCGATGCGCAGGCGCAGTTGGAAGGTGTCGGCGTGGGCGTGCTTGACGGCGTTGGTGGCGCTTTCCTGCACGAGGCGATAGACCACGGTGCGGGTGTCGTCGTCGAGCAAGCGCGGGTCGCCGCGAAGTTCGGTGCGATAGGCCACGCCGGCCGCGGTGAGCAGGTCGCGGATCGGGCCTTCGTCCAGCGCCCGTAGCAGGCCGAACTCGTCGAGCACGGCGGGGCGCAGATCGTCGAGCAGGCGGTGCAGGGCGCGCCGCATGTGACCCATGATGGCGTTGATCGACACGCCGATGTCGTCCATGCCGGCCTGGGCGAGCCGCGACTGGGCGAGTTTCAGGTGGGTCTGGATGGCCGTCAGGTTCTGGCCCAGTTCGTCGTGCAGCTCGGCGGCCATGTGGCGGCGCTGGTTTTCCTCGGTGCGCAGGTTGCCGCGCGCGGCGTCGCGCAGTTGGCGGGCGAGGTGGTCCAGGCGGCGGTTCACGGCGGCAAGATAGACGTTCTGTTCCGCCACGCGCTCGCTGCTGCGGCGCAGGGCGTCGGTGGCCGAGCCCAGCATCAGCGCGCCGGTGCCGGCCACGGCCAGGAACAGCTCGCCGGCGGCGCCGGGGGCGCCGTGGCCGGAGAGATGATCCACCAGCGTCATGCCCAGGCTGGAAATCAGCATGGAAAGGCTGGCGCCGCGCCAGCCGTGCCGGAACGCGAAGAACAGCACCGGTGCCAGTGACAGCACGCGGGCGAACTGCGGCTGCGGCGCTTCATGCGAGGACAGCACCAGCAGGATGGCTAGCGAGGGCAGCAGCACCAGCAGGCCGTCCATCAGCAGCCGGCCGAGGCCGCGCTTGTCCAGGCGGGCCCGCAGCAACATCACGAGCAAGGGCACCACGAGCAGCACGCCCACGTAGTTGCCCAGCAGATCCTGGCCCAGCGCCTGCATCATCATGTCCGCGCCGGGGGCGGCGTGGATCAGGGCGAGCATCACGGCATCCGTGGCCGTGGTGGCCGCTACGGTGAAGGCGGCCGACAGCAGCAGGCGGGCGACATCCTCGGGGTCGCGGAGGCTGGCGTGCAGCTTGGCCCGGCGCATCAGCCACAGGCAGATGGCCGACACGATGGGCTCGGGCAGCGCACCCAGCAGGAAATAGCGCCAGCCCAGCGGCAGCGGGTGGAACGAGGCGATCAGGCCGCTGGCGGCGAACTCGGCACCGAGCAGCCACGGCCACATCCGCATGGGGGCCAGCAGCAGCGCACCGAAGCGCAGGCCGTAGGGGAGCATCCAATAGGGTTGCTCGGTCGGCCACAGCAACAGCCAGAGCAGAAAGTAGCCGGTGCCAAGGAGCAGATCCGAGCCCGGCAGGGAGTATTTCGGTCGCATCCGGCGATGGTACATGGCGCCGGGCGGCGTTTAGGCGGCATTCCAGCGCCCTTTCGCGTTCGGCCCGGAGGGCCCTGCCGCAGTGCGAGATCGTAAACAGGCCCTTGGCCTGCTATACATTGGGCCCATGTACAGCATTGTCCTGGTTGACGACCATGCCATCGTACGAGAGGGGTTCAAGCGGCTGATCGAAATGGAACCGGATCTGGAGGTCGTTGCGGAATGCCGCAGCGCCGACGATGCGGTCGAAGCGGTTGGCTCACGTCGTCCCGATCTCGTGGCACTCGATCTCTCGCTGCCTGATGGCAGCGGGCTGCCGCTGATCGAGCATCTGCGTAGCGTCGCTGCGGACACGCGCATCGTGGTGCTGAGCATGCACGACGGCGAACCCTACGTATCGGAAGCCCTGCGCCGCGGTGCCAGCGGCTATGTCACCAAGGGCGTGGCACCGGAAGAACTGGTGGCCGGGCTGCGCGCCGTGATGCAGGGCGAATGCTTCCTCAGTTCCGACCTGCGCAAGCGACGCGCGGAACGGCCCAGCGAAGCACGCGACCCCATCCACCGGCTCACCGCGCGCGAGCGCGAAGTGTTCCTGCTGCTGGCGGCGGGCCGGGCGCCGAAGCAGGTGGCGGGTGAGCTGGGTATTGGCCAGAAGACTGTCTATATCCATCGCGCTAGCCTGATGGGGAAGCTGGGGGCGGGGTCGGAGCTCGACCTCTATCGTATGGCCGCCGAGCGTGGGTTGTTGCCGCGGAAGAACTGACTGCGACGTCGGTAGCGCACGCCTGCCAGCTTGATAGATTCACCCATTCCCCTCACCGTCATTCCGGCGAAAGCCGGAATCCAGTGCCTTTGCTTTTAGGCACTTTCGCTTCAGTGAAGAAAGTCACTGGATTCCGGCTTTCGCCGGAATGACGGTGAGGGAAATATGGCGTTGGCGTTGGCGTTGGCGTTGGCGAGGGGCTGGGGCTGGGGCTAGCGCCAATGGCCTGTGTGATGCGGCGCAGGCAGCCTCAAACCTGCGCCCGCTCCAGCATCTGCTTCGCATGGGCCTTCGTTTCGCGCGTGATCTCCACGCCGCCCAGCATGCGCGCCAGTTCGTCACGACGACCGTTGGCATCGAGCTTCTCGATGCGCGTGCGGGTGGATTCGCCGTCGCTGGCCTTGCTCACGCGCAGGTGCGCATGGCCTTGCGCGGCCACCTGCGGCAGGTGGGTGACGCACAGCACCTGGCGTTGCGCGCCGAGGGCGCGGAGCTTCTGCCCCACCACCTCGGCCACGGCGCCGCCAATGCCGGTGTCGACTTCGTCGAACACCATGGTGCCGATAGTGTCCTTGCCCAGCGTGGCCACTTCGATGGCCAGGCTGATGCGCGCCAGTTCGCCGCCGGAGGCGACCTTGCGCAGGGCGCGCGGCGGCTGGCCGGGGTTGGCGCTGACCAGCAGTTCGCAACGCTCCCGGCCTTGCGCGTCGGGCTCGCTGTCGCTGGTGGCTTCCAGTTCGACCACGAGGCGGCCGCCACTCATGCCCAGCTCGCCCATCAGGGCGCTGACCTCGCCACCGAGCCGTTCGGCGGCCTGCAGACGCGAGGCGCTGAGCTTGCCGGCCTGCTCGTCGTACTGCTGCTGCAGGCG
This genomic interval from Dyella japonica A8 contains the following:
- a CDS encoding GNAT family N-acetyltransferase; this encodes MVRIRQAGLHDAGVLTDLRCGFLEEELHQQLPEGFADELRSWIEEAMPEGRLLAWLAEVEGRVAGCVMVHPYTHMPSAYFRRGVGWYVLNMYVRKPYRRQGVAAGLLAALGAAAREQEVDSLNLHSTAAGHTLYERFGFGTSVDAMNMTLHEGVVGLSEGEPGSWRRVAG
- the smpB gene encoding SsrA-binding protein SmpB, giving the protein MAKPKDKDKNTGGTIALNKRARHEYHIDQRFEAGLELQGWEVKSLRAGRINFGDSYAMVIQGEIFLVGTSIPPLISASTHVVANDRRTRKVLLHREEIDTLIGAVERKGYTLIPMALYWKGNKVKVEIGLAKGKQAHDKRETEKERDWQREKQRTMRAHNKHA
- a CDS encoding type II toxin-antitoxin system RatA family toxin, with amino-acid sequence MIEIRRSALVRYSPAQMFDLVNDVEAYPKRFPWCVAAEVLERGEDVLVAKLDLKYAGFRQTFTTRNTTVPPGRLQMSLVDGPFRSLDGVWNFIALGDAGCKVAFELDFDYAGKLVGSALKLGFQGLATRMVDDFCREAERTYG
- a CDS encoding RnfH family protein; its protein translation is MAERITVEVVYAEPSRRWLRQVTLAAGSTVAEAIEASGLAQEVPGLVVDPARLGIFSRKATLDQVVGEGDRVEIYRPLTLDPKEARRRRAHEG
- a CDS encoding outer membrane protein assembly factor BamE encodes the protein MHKLIRTLGFAMLALSLASCRLVYTPDVSQGNLLDKKTVDQLQPGMTKRQVLVLMGSPSVNSPFNQNQWDYVSTQQHRGGDIKIHTLKLTFNNDVLVRTEGDFFAEDAQKLVNDTKKYHASYPVDETKGDKNTGGSGGGDKGGDNGGNDGH
- the fur gene encoding ferric iron uptake transcriptional regulator, giving the protein MEQETKELRKAGLKVTHPRMRILQIFEDEEAHHLTAEDIYKRLLSHQEDIGLATVYRVLTQFEAAGIVVKHNFEGGQAVYELDRGKHHDHMIDVDSGKVIEFVSEEIERLQHEIAARHGYVIEDHSLVLYVRPKKSHHK
- a CDS encoding MASE1 domain-containing sensor histidine kinase, with the translated sequence MRPKYSLPGSDLLLGTGYFLLWLLLWPTEQPYWMLPYGLRFGALLLAPMRMWPWLLGAEFAASGLIASFHPLPLGWRYFLLGALPEPIVSAICLWLMRRAKLHASLRDPEDVARLLLSAAFTVAATTATDAVMLALIHAAPGADMMMQALGQDLLGNYVGVLLVVPLLVMLLRARLDKRGLGRLLMDGLLVLLPSLAILLVLSSHEAPQPQFARVLSLAPVLFFAFRHGWRGASLSMLISSLGMTLVDHLSGHGAPGAAGELFLAVAGTGALMLGSATDALRRSSERVAEQNVYLAAVNRRLDHLARQLRDAARGNLRTEENQRRHMAAELHDELGQNLTAIQTHLKLAQSRLAQAGMDDIGVSINAIMGHMRRALHRLLDDLRPAVLDEFGLLRALDEGPIRDLLTAAGVAYRTELRGDPRLLDDDTRTVVYRLVQESATNAVKHAHADTFQLRLRIGERQGVALALLDIRDNGIGLPARMPRGGRGMQGMRDRVTSLGGLFRVRPEAQGVHLRILLRSNTQTGDAART
- a CDS encoding response regulator transcription factor → MYSIVLVDDHAIVREGFKRLIEMEPDLEVVAECRSADDAVEAVGSRRPDLVALDLSLPDGSGLPLIEHLRSVAADTRIVVLSMHDGEPYVSEALRRGASGYVTKGVAPEELVAGLRAVMQGECFLSSDLRKRRAERPSEARDPIHRLTAREREVFLLLAAGRAPKQVAGELGIGQKTVYIHRASLMGKLGAGSELDLYRMAAERGLLPRKN